A genomic region of Nakamurella alba contains the following coding sequences:
- a CDS encoding ATP-binding cassette domain-containing protein, with amino-acid sequence MTTPLLEVRNIAKSFGRVKALQDVSCAVRSGEVTAVLGDNGAGKSTFIKTLSGVHPPDTGEYLVDGEAVHFTSPRDARARGIATVYQDLAVAPLMPIWRNFFLGSEPASRGFLKSKEAKAIVHDELRKMGIQVRDPEQPIGTMSGGERQSVAIARAVYFGARVLILDEPTSALGVRQAGVVLRYIVQAKERGLGVIFITHNPNHAYPVSDHFVLLQRGRTIGDHAKSEITMPELARQMAGGAELEALQHELHTVLKDDQERTTATAS; translated from the coding sequence ATGACCACCCCGCTGCTCGAGGTCCGCAACATCGCCAAGTCGTTCGGCAGGGTCAAGGCGCTGCAGGACGTGTCGTGTGCGGTGCGTTCCGGCGAGGTGACGGCCGTGCTCGGCGACAACGGCGCCGGGAAGTCGACCTTCATCAAGACCCTGTCCGGGGTGCACCCGCCGGACACCGGTGAGTACCTGGTCGACGGTGAGGCGGTGCACTTCACCTCGCCCCGTGACGCCCGCGCCCGTGGGATCGCCACCGTGTACCAGGATCTCGCCGTCGCGCCGCTGATGCCGATCTGGCGGAACTTCTTCCTTGGTTCCGAACCCGCGTCCCGTGGCTTCCTGAAGTCGAAGGAGGCCAAGGCGATCGTCCACGACGAGCTGCGCAAGATGGGCATCCAGGTGCGTGACCCTGAGCAGCCGATCGGCACCATGTCCGGCGGCGAGCGCCAGTCCGTCGCCATCGCCCGTGCCGTGTACTTCGGCGCCCGGGTGCTGATCCTGGACGAGCCGACCTCCGCGCTCGGCGTCCGCCAGGCCGGGGTGGTGCTCCGGTACATCGTCCAGGCCAAGGAGCGCGGGCTCGGGGTCATCTTCATCACGCACAACCCGAACCACGCCTACCCGGTCAGCGACCACTTCGTCCTGCTGCAACGCGGCCGGACGATCGGTGACCACGCCAAGAGCGAGATCACCATGCCCGAACTCGCCCGGCAGATGGCCGGCGGCGCGGAACTCGAAGCACTGCAACACGAACTGCACACCGTCCTGAAGGACGACCAGGAAAGGACCACGGCGACCGCATCATGA
- a CDS encoding ABC transporter permease, with product MSAEFGSGAAAIIIFIGFSIAAPAFASREGIGNFLDPAATLGIMAVAVALLMIGGEFDLSSGVLIGSTGLVTALVTTQLNTNVWFGMLISLAFALVVGLLNGILVHRTKLPSFIITLATYFMLWGLNYAVTTGVTDQVTVSGIADYNGYDSAKAVFGSSAGGFQVSLIWWIVLTVIGIVLLTRTTAGNWIAAVGGNAAGALAMGVPVARVRIGLFMGTAFAAWLVGQLTVIRYASATVTTGIGQEFNFIIAAVIGGCLLTGGAGSVLGASIGALIFGMVQQGMPLAGLPSELFKFFLGAILLLAVLINLYLKKRAQGGKA from the coding sequence ATGTCGGCGGAGTTCGGGTCCGGCGCCGCCGCGATCATCATCTTCATCGGCTTCTCGATCGCCGCCCCGGCCTTCGCCAGCCGTGAGGGCATCGGCAACTTCCTCGACCCGGCCGCGACGCTGGGGATCATGGCGGTGGCCGTCGCCCTGCTGATGATCGGCGGCGAGTTCGACCTGTCGTCCGGCGTGCTGATCGGCTCCACCGGTCTGGTGACCGCCCTGGTGACCACCCAGCTCAACACCAACGTCTGGTTCGGGATGCTGATCTCGCTGGCGTTCGCGCTGGTGGTCGGCCTGCTCAACGGGATCCTGGTGCACCGCACCAAGCTGCCGAGCTTCATCATCACGCTGGCCACCTACTTCATGCTCTGGGGCCTGAACTACGCCGTCACCACCGGGGTGACCGACCAGGTCACCGTGTCCGGGATCGCCGACTACAACGGCTACGACAGCGCGAAGGCCGTCTTCGGATCCTCGGCCGGCGGCTTCCAGGTGTCGCTGATCTGGTGGATCGTGCTCACGGTGATCGGCATCGTGCTGCTCACCCGGACGACGGCGGGCAACTGGATCGCCGCCGTCGGCGGCAATGCCGCCGGTGCGCTGGCGATGGGCGTCCCGGTGGCCCGGGTACGGATCGGCCTGTTCATGGGGACCGCGTTCGCCGCCTGGCTGGTCGGCCAGCTCACGGTGATCCGGTACGCGTCCGCCACAGTGACCACCGGCATCGGCCAGGAGTTCAACTTCATCATCGCCGCGGTGATCGGCGGGTGCCTGCTCACCGGCGGAGCCGGATCGGTGCTGGGTGCGTCGATCGGCGCACTGATCTTCGGCATGGTGCAACAGGGCATGCCGCTGGCCGGGCTGCCGAGCGAGCTCTTCAAGTTCTTCCTCGGCGCGATCCTGCTGCTCGCCGTCCTCATCAACCTGTACCTGAAGAAGCGTGCCCAGGGAGGGAAGGCATGA
- a CDS encoding sugar ABC transporter substrate-binding protein yields the protein MKSWTFRVIGVAAAGVLLAGCGTGGKAATTSEAASAGGAGAIRDLNYAVVIHGNPDGSFWNVVKRGAEDAATQFRVNVEITGDVEGANQAKLIDAALAKKPTGLVVSMANPDALKASLENATSQGIPFVTINSGAEVSAEFGAIGHVGQTETVAGEGAGTELKNAGATKLICVIHEAGNIGLEQRCKGAAETFGGTVENLQVDLANPQGIQSTVKSKLLGDKSIDGVLSLNPDVAVAALAGVKDAGSSAKVGTFDINADVLKSIEAGDILFAVDQQQYLQGYLPIAMLVLYHDNLNTVGGGLPVLTGPAFITKDNVATVSDLVSKGTR from the coding sequence ATGAAGAGCTGGACCTTCCGTGTCATCGGCGTGGCGGCGGCCGGTGTGCTGCTCGCCGGCTGCGGTACCGGCGGCAAGGCCGCCACCACCTCGGAGGCCGCCTCCGCCGGCGGCGCCGGGGCCATCCGGGACCTGAACTACGCCGTGGTGATCCACGGGAACCCCGACGGGTCGTTCTGGAACGTGGTCAAGCGCGGCGCCGAAGATGCCGCCACCCAGTTCCGCGTGAACGTCGAGATCACCGGCGATGTCGAGGGTGCCAACCAGGCGAAGCTGATCGACGCCGCGTTGGCGAAGAAGCCCACCGGACTGGTGGTCTCGATGGCCAACCCGGATGCGCTGAAGGCCTCGCTGGAGAATGCGACGAGCCAGGGCATCCCGTTCGTGACGATCAACTCCGGCGCCGAGGTCTCGGCCGAGTTCGGGGCGATCGGGCACGTCGGGCAGACCGAGACGGTGGCCGGCGAGGGGGCGGGTACCGAGCTGAAGAACGCCGGCGCCACGAAGCTGATCTGCGTGATCCACGAGGCCGGCAACATCGGGCTGGAGCAGCGCTGCAAGGGCGCGGCAGAGACCTTCGGCGGCACCGTCGAGAACCTGCAGGTGGACCTGGCGAACCCCCAGGGCATCCAGTCGACGGTGAAGTCGAAGTTGCTCGGGGACAAGAGCATCGACGGCGTGCTGTCGCTGAACCCGGATGTGGCGGTGGCCGCGTTGGCCGGCGTCAAGGACGCCGGCAGCTCGGCGAAGGTCGGGACCTTCGACATCAACGCGGACGTGCTGAAGTCCATCGAGGCGGGCGACATCCTGTTCGCCGTCGACCAGCAGCAGTATCTCCAGGGCTACCTGCCGATTGCGATGCTGGTGCTCTACCACGACAACCTCAACACGGTCGGCGGCGGACTGCCGGTCCTCACCGGCCCGGCCTTCATCACCAAGGACAACGTCGCCACGGTCTCGGACCTGGTGTCCAAGGGGACCCGCTGA
- a CDS encoding sugar phosphate isomerase/epimerase family protein yields the protein MNTTDSTAGAVAGSPGLRIGTAPDSWGVWNPVDPAQTPPTRFLDEVQRAGYHWIELGPYGYLPTDPAELQDALTARDLELSGGTVFTGLHRGDEAFDDAWRQVRQVVGLSSALGARHVIVIPELWERGPDGSVRGRREFTADEWSAFLKGHDRLGRALLEEFGVTQQFHSHAESPIGTRAEVVRLLEGTDPEYTNLCLDTGHYAYYLGDCVELIRSYPERIGYLHLKQVAPGLLADVLKNDIPFADAVQQGIMTEPPGGTPAFAPILDLMAGIRPDTFAIVEQDLYPVSSFDVPLPIATRTRQHLTTCGAPVRMR from the coding sequence TTGAACACGACAGACAGCACGGCAGGCGCCGTCGCCGGATCGCCGGGCCTGCGGATCGGCACCGCACCCGACTCGTGGGGCGTGTGGAACCCGGTCGACCCGGCCCAGACCCCGCCCACCCGGTTCCTCGACGAGGTGCAGCGGGCCGGCTACCACTGGATCGAGCTGGGCCCGTACGGCTATCTGCCGACCGACCCGGCGGAGCTGCAGGATGCGCTGACCGCAAGGGATCTCGAACTCTCCGGCGGGACGGTGTTCACCGGACTGCACCGCGGGGACGAGGCCTTCGACGATGCCTGGCGGCAGGTCCGCCAGGTGGTCGGGCTGAGCAGTGCCCTCGGCGCCCGCCACGTCATCGTCATCCCGGAGCTGTGGGAGCGCGGCCCGGACGGCTCCGTCCGCGGCCGGCGCGAGTTCACCGCCGACGAGTGGTCGGCCTTCCTCAAGGGTCACGACCGGCTCGGCCGGGCCCTGCTCGAGGAGTTCGGCGTCACGCAGCAGTTCCACTCGCACGCCGAGAGCCCGATCGGCACCCGGGCGGAGGTGGTGCGGCTGCTGGAGGGCACCGACCCGGAGTACACCAACCTCTGCCTCGACACCGGCCACTACGCCTACTACCTGGGCGACTGCGTCGAGCTGATCCGCTCCTACCCGGAGCGCATCGGCTACCTGCACCTCAAACAGGTGGCGCCCGGCCTGCTCGCGGACGTGCTGAAGAACGACATCCCGTTCGCCGACGCCGTCCAGCAGGGCATCATGACCGAACCACCTGGCGGGACACCGGCTTTCGCGCCGATCCTGGACCTGATGGCCGGGATCCGGCCGGACACCTTCGCCATCGTCGAACAGGACCTCTACCCGGTGTCCTCGTTCGACGTGCCGCTGCCGATCGCCACCCGGACCCGGCAGCACCTCACCACCTGCGGCGCACCGGTCCGGATGCGCTGA
- a CDS encoding LacI family DNA-binding transcriptional regulator, with protein MKVTMEDVAREAGVSRSLVSLAFRGAYGVNEATRDHILAVAGRMNYQPNSAAATLASRGTSTLGVFLLDLHNELFADVHDGIREVAGPAGRELLLTVGSIGGNLDRPALDLLVRARVDVVIAAGLLLSDDELAPYRRSLKLVSVMREVPEADNVLSDNVLGAGLAIDHLLGLGHRRIVHLASPRSDGYGGRREGYMRAMKQAGAKPRVVVSDYSRTEAAKAIAPVLDGAAPPTAIFAHNDQTALGVLDALHLRNLRVPEDVSVVGYDNTSASRPPGIALTTVDVHAGRLGRLAAEAAIARAADPAADPHEVRTTPSLVVRGTTAAPPR; from the coding sequence ATGAAGGTCACCATGGAGGACGTCGCCCGCGAGGCAGGGGTCTCGCGTTCGCTGGTGTCCCTGGCCTTCCGGGGCGCCTACGGGGTGAACGAGGCGACCCGGGACCACATCCTGGCGGTGGCCGGTCGGATGAACTACCAGCCGAACTCCGCGGCCGCCACGCTGGCCAGCAGGGGGACCAGCACGCTGGGGGTCTTCCTGCTGGACCTGCACAACGAACTGTTCGCCGATGTGCACGACGGGATCCGGGAGGTCGCCGGCCCGGCCGGCCGGGAGTTGCTGCTCACCGTCGGCTCGATCGGCGGGAACCTGGATCGGCCCGCGCTCGACCTGCTGGTGCGTGCCCGGGTCGATGTGGTGATCGCCGCCGGCCTGCTGCTGTCCGACGACGAGCTGGCACCGTACCGCCGCAGCCTGAAGCTGGTCAGCGTGATGCGTGAGGTGCCCGAGGCCGACAACGTGCTCTCCGACAACGTTCTCGGTGCCGGGCTGGCGATCGATCACCTGCTCGGCCTGGGGCACCGGCGGATCGTGCACCTCGCGTCGCCGCGGTCGGACGGGTACGGCGGGCGGCGCGAGGGCTACATGCGGGCGATGAAGCAGGCGGGTGCCAAGCCCCGCGTCGTAGTCTCGGACTACTCGCGCACCGAGGCGGCGAAGGCCATCGCGCCGGTGCTGGACGGTGCCGCCCCGCCGACCGCGATCTTCGCGCACAACGACCAGACGGCACTCGGCGTGCTGGATGCCCTGCACCTGCGGAATCTCCGTGTACCGGAGGATGTCTCGGTGGTCGGGTACGACAACACCTCGGCCTCGCGGCCGCCGGGGATCGCGTTGACCACCGTTGACGTGCACGCCGGTCGTCTGGGGAGGCTGGCGGCCGAAGCGGCGATCGCCAGGGCTGCCGACCCGGCCGCAGATCCGCACGAGGTGCGCACCACGCCCTCGCTGGTGGTCCGCGGGACCACCGCTGCTCCGCCCCGCTGA